The window TGAAATGTGTGtgattttatttggtttgacGTTGCTTTCTATGCTTTTTGTCTTGTTTTTCCTATTTGCAGGACAATTGGCATGTATATCGTGGTGGATTTTGGAATTACTTCAGTATTGGTAAGGAAATTTGTGCCTTTTAACACATTAGAATGTGTGCCTTTTAACACATTTTACCTATTCACTGAATCAACATGTaatgcaataaaaaaatatacggACATTTTCAAACAtggcaaaataaattaaaatatttacaaaatacaacaaaatttcaaattccttCGATAATATACTTCTATCTGTGTCTATTTTTTAGTAGGTAGAgatgtttactttattttttattgactAAAATAGACCGATTGATTCGAAATACATGGGTTTAGAATCAAATGGCTTCATTTGATGGAGCTTTGGGTTTAGATAAGCAAGCCTCCAACGCTATCAATTACTTTTTGATGTTTCATCGAAAGATGTAAGTGTCAAACTCCGCAGTCATGATCTTTCTACCATGCATCCACATATAATTTCGACTTTTGATACTGAGCGGCCAAAAAGAGAGTGACTAGcactttagtttatttgattaagCTCTATCCAAGAATAGCCCTATAGCATAACTCTCCTACATTATCATAACCATGATAGTATTTAATAATGATATGGGGTCGGAATACTAGAACTATCCTTTTTTGAACACCATAATGAAACTTAACCTTTGATAGGGTTTACTATTGGGTCATGCCTTCAGTGTTGTATGatagtataattatttatattagacATTAGTGCACTCCATGTATAATGATGAAGCTTTGCACTCCATGTATAATGATGAAGCTCTATGTTAATATGCTTGCTGCTACAAGTATACCTAAAAATATACCAATTGAGTTCAccataaatttgacaaatggTCTATATTCAGGAATGGATGCTCAGGTATCCTATGCTTTTCACTCCGAGAGAAAGTTGCATCCTGAAAACTTTAAGAATCAATTGACCAATCAGGTATTGATTTAAAGTTCTCTTCAAGCTTGACAtgacttaaattttttattaagatatgtacaaataaaaaaaataaaaataaaaactgtttttttttcattatatcttTTTCACGTTATTAGTGGGGAGATTGAACTTGGCGGTCCTCAATCTGTTGACAATCCACGACATTTCCTGCTTAAGTTGTACTAGAATGTTGtcagaaaagaaatgtattttatatttatattattatctaGTACAAGTAGTAGTTTTGTTAGATTTAGCTTGTTCTGTCCATGATTATATCCATCCTACATTAAATGATAGATACCCGCATGTTTTGCTTATCTATAGTTTTTCTAGGTTATCATGTGCTTCAATTGTTTTAATTGGCCTTTTTTACCAATACTTTTGTTGTAGTATTAAACAAtcgatgtttttttttgttgagacAGAAAGCATATCTGAAGATTGCTTGTAAACAAGGATGGTTTGTTTCTCCTATTTGTCATCCTTCTTCCAGGTATGTCTTTGATTATTTAAGCATTAGTCACCTGCCTAGATTGTTTATAATACAGCAAGTGTTACATTCCACACCACGATAACATTGATATGAGTTGGGTGTGCATAAACTAGCTCAAACAgcattcatatttatttaaaaggaaaaatatgatagttttatttttacccATATTTCTAGAACATAGATCATGTTATCTGATGAACGGCTGATAGAATCCAGTAtagaatatcaaatttctatttGCTTTTTATTCGATAAACACATATcatttacaatttcttttgcCTTCAATTGTGAGTTAGAATGAGTTGATGCAATGCAGGAACATATCAAATGTTGTAACGGTGAAGATTATGAAGAGGGAAGGTATATGGGAGGACATCGTGATTCCCTTAAGGTGattcaaaatactttttttccAATTGTTTGGTGCTATTTAGGGTGTGTTTGGTTTAGATtataaagtgtttaattttgccAAAAagaactattttgaaaaaaaatggtaatgtttggcaaattaaaataatgcattttttaaaaatccatttataaaataatctattttggagaaatctttaaaaatcaaattcacatataaacactaataaaaaaagtctaacCAAACATTAAgcctttaaattttaaacttatttccaaaaaaatgtttaaaaagaaatgtattattgaaaacatttatttttaattcaatccaaatgGACCCTTAAGATTATGGCATATTTGAACTTTTCCTTCTCCACATGGCTGAGCTGATCTCatgaaaaaatggaataaCTGGCTTTgacactttttctttttattctcaaaTGCAGTATCAGATCTATAATTTGTCTTAATTTGCCAAGTTTTTCTGGTGGACTTGATCCTTGGGGAGATccaagcaaaaataaattacgTGATGTTagttactttcttttttccctcttaAACCATGAGCCGATGTTTAGATATGCTGGTTTCAATTAACATATTACACAAAATTTCACGTTACAGAGAGATCTAACTCCTCCATATGTGGATGATGGGCTTATTGAGATCGTTGGTTTTAGAAATGCTTGGCATGGACTAGTCCTACTTGCTCCAAATGGACATGGAACTCGTCTTGGTCAGGTAACTTCAAGCAAAACTAGAATTGGCTTAGATTCTAAAACAAGAACAGGCCAACATTCATCATAATTTATCTCTTTGTAATGCCATGAGAATGAAATTAACGTTGATTGTTCCCGTTCCTATTATTGATGCAGGCAAAAAGGGTTCAGTTCGAGTTTCATAAAGGTGCAATTAACCATGCTTATATGAGAATTGATGGGGAGCCATGGAAGCAACCCCTTTCTGTGGAAGATGACAAGGTGTCTATAGAAATTAGTCATCGTGGTAGAGTCAACATGCTCGCCAACCTACCTTGCCGAGCTAAAAGTGTGCATGACCCTTCTTCAACTCACAGTCATAGCAGCAAAGATTATGTTGACGAGGACGATGAATTTACAGAAGAATACGAGGTGGTAAAGAAGTTTGGTGCAGCTTCTACCTTTAAGTATTTTAACACGGCTGACACAGTTCATTACCAATAGGTTTTGACGTTTTGGCTTATCTTGTTATCATGTATATGTTTCATTGTCATCTGATCATCTGACATGATTGATGAAGTAGGTTGCCTCAACTCTAAAGGATTACTCACATCTAGGGAGTGTAGAGTAGGACCCCAGTTATAGATGTATGATATTACTGTTTAAATTGAACACCACACTCATTTGATCTGCAAATATTTGATTCATTATGTGAAATATTTACAAGGATGTTATTAGAATTATCTTAATTAACAACCGAGCCCTTCATCAAGAGTCTTGTATTACTGGACGCCCATTTGGTTATACTCTCGTTTACACTTAAGACttcttttcctaaaatataatgtaggttaaattttaaaacaggTCAATTCCTAAAGTTTTGGGCGAAGTTTCATTGTGTATTTAAAAGATTCAATTTATAGTTTCTATAGGTTGGGTAATACTTTTTGATTTAGTattaacaacaacaaaagtaatattaaatttgatcaaatcTTAGTTggaataattaatatgatataatataatattttaaatttgaaaattagtcGAGGTAGGAGACACAAAAATTCAaagcaatttaaaatattggatttttacaaatttaaatgtagAGATTTATGGCTAATTATCCACTCGAAAAAAATGCATCAAATTGACATTGAAAGTCAGTTGGGATCTTAGGAGAGCCCACCTTATGTATTTGAACAATCAATTGCATTGTAATTAAGAAAGATAATgataattttagtatttataaaaattagagtCCCATGAAATTTGTGCATTACTTAAATATCCTTATTTGAATTtccaatttcatattttttttaataggtaattagtttctttcctatttcaattttcgtattcttgttttttccttaaaaaaatatattttcagaATTTCAGATATAGCAGtatattcttttagaaatttattaattcaaaattttcaatgcaTCTCTCCTGTTAAACGTAAGACGAATGCAAAATTAGAAATGTAAATCTTagaaatttgagtttataatggattttttttttatttatatataattactttgGAATAGGAATcggtttatattttatttaaaatcttttaatttaggaaTAGGTAAGATGAAAtacctattttattttattaattgaaattttaaggaaaaatCTTATATTAGGAAAAATTGTATAAtatctcatttattttaagaatttgaattataatttagcagttaaaagtattaaaattctaaaaattggattttggaaaatttagaagataaaaatcaaatagaaaataacgATGGAAATTAAGacatatgaaatatgaaatatgaattaaatcattattaattatggaAATAAGAATAGTTAATAGCTTTACCTTTATATGATTAGAAATTCAGAATTTGAATTAGGAACTAGAAATTAGAATTTGTTTCTGAAGGATATAGACATTATGTAATATAGTTTTACTGTTACGAATTCAAAAAAGAACTTATAAAATAGTattcttattgttattattctgTATAATAATTCTTTCCTAAAAAACGTTTATTaatgtttgagtttgattttgaaattgttaaaatttgattaatatgCATAATTGGTTGGTTGCATTATTATTTCCATAtacctatttaattttaagatcTAAAAATCTTTATAAGTATTTAAATCTCTTCTTCGccagttatttatttaaagtatatcttttctctttccatGTTTAGAATTAGGACTTTGTatccatattttttaacaaagattaaattctaataataataaattacttCTTCAACCTCTcactttattttcaacaattgttTGATATTGAAGAACCTGTTATGAAGAGTGAACACCGTTTCTTCCTCCACCGATATTCACCAACAAATCCACCCCGGTGAGCTtctattcctttttcttaaatattttatctttcattcgccaataattctttttttcattctttcctTTAAATGTACgtattgtattaaaaaaaatatacaatttacGTATCATTTGTGGCAAAacaattaatagaaaaaatcaatatacttcaaaacaaatatatacgacaattaagcttataattTTACTCTCTCATTTGTGATTAGACACACATGGATTGTTTGGAGTCTCGAGATTGGTCAACACTTGAATATGATGTCCTTGGTATGATTCTTAACAAAATGGTATCTCTCTATGACTATCTTCAATTTAGCAGTGTATGCAAGTCTTGGAATTTTATTGCCTTACGCTACAAACATCACCGATCCTTAATTACATCTAACCTTCCTCAACTTCCCATGCTTATTGTTCCGTCCGAATATGATAGTGGAAAACAACATTGTCTTTACGATCTCATTAACAACGAAATCCGTCCTGTAGACTTTGTATGTTCCTTCAACAAAAGGTGTTGTGGTTCATCTTTCGGTTGGTTGATCATGCTTGAAGACACACTTGATATTACTTTGTTTAACCCTTTTAATGGGAATGTGATTCATATTCCTCCCATTACTATACATGATGAACCTGGTTACTCTCCTATTGCCATACATAAAGCCATACTAACCAAAGATCCATCGATATATCCACAGGGGTTTACTATTGTTGCCATTTATAGTTCATTTCGTAGATTGTGTCTCATGGAAGCTAAGGATAAAAGGTGGATCTATCACAACCTAAACAGGAATAATGGTTTTGATGATGTTAATGTTGTCGATGacattttatatgttttggaTTGGCGGATTGGACTTTGGATTGTGAAAGTTGAGGATAGCtcaatttatttgaagaaggtcatatttagtttcaattttaacgAAGCTGATATTGCGTATCTTATCGTGTCCTCCAAACGTGAGCTTTTATTAGTTAGTAGGTTTGTCGTAACGCAATGGGAAGGACAAGTTCCAAATGAGATTTTAAAGTTCACAAGGACTTCCAAATTTATAGTCCACAAAGTTACTCATGAATGTGAGGATGGAATAATGAGAGTTGTAGAGGTGGAGAGTTTAGATGGGGATGTTATGTTTATCGGTGACAACCAATCCATTTGTGTGTCAACTAAAGATTTTCCCAAATGTTTACCTGATCGCATATATTTTACAGATAATTGTCACCATTTTGCTTTTCCTTATTTACATGGACATCAAGATGCAGGAATATACCGCGTAGAAGACAAGAGTTTTGATAGACATTATATAGTCAATCGTGCACACAGAAATTTGCCTCCACCCATATGGATCATCCCAACAATATCTTACAAACATCTTGAGGATCCGTTgccaaatattttgaaaaggagtTTATATTGGAATATAGTATT of the Cucumis sativus cultivar 9930 chromosome 3, Cucumber_9930_V3, whole genome shotgun sequence genome contains:
- the LOC101208743 gene encoding diacylglycerol kinase 5 isoform X2, with protein sequence MGSLMNEINLKDFYIPNYILSIGSEGESVSHLPVCPVIAFINSKSGGQLGGELLIRYRALLNKNQVFDLGESRPDKVLHQLYCNLGILKDNGDLLAAHVEKNLRLIVAGGDGTASWLLGVVSDMKLPHPPSIATVPLGTGNNLHFSFGWGKKNPGTDRQSVESFLSQVRSAREMKIDSWHILMRMRSPKESSSDSIAALELPHCLHAFHQDNWHVYRGGFWNYFSIGMDAQVSYAFHSERKLHPENFKNQLTNQKAYLKIACKQGWFVSPICHPSSRNISNVVTVKIMKREGIWEDIVIPLSIRSIICLNLPSFSGGLDPWGDPSKNKLRDRDLTPPYVDDGLIEIVGFRNAWHGLVLLAPNGHGTRLGQAKRVQFEFHKGAINHAYMRIDGEPWKQPLSVEDDKVSIEISHRGRVNMLANLPCRAKSVHDPSSTHSHSSKDYVDEDDEFTEEYEVVKKFGAASTFKYFNTADTVHYQ
- the LOC101208743 gene encoding diacylglycerol kinase 5 isoform X1, with the translated sequence MEEFLFHVVSRSADRVKGKLLAMGSLMNEINLKDFYIPNYILSIGSEGESVSHLPVCPVIAFINSKSGGQLGGELLIRYRALLNKNQVFDLGESRPDKVLHQLYCNLGILKDNGDLLAAHVEKNLRLIVAGGDGTASWLLGVVSDMKLPHPPSIATVPLGTGNNLHFSFGWGKKNPGTDRQSVESFLSQVRSAREMKIDSWHILMRMRSPKESSSDSIAALELPHCLHAFHQDNWHVYRGGFWNYFSIGMDAQVSYAFHSERKLHPENFKNQLTNQKAYLKIACKQGWFVSPICHPSSRNISNVVTVKIMKREGIWEDIVIPLSIRSIICLNLPSFSGGLDPWGDPSKNKLRDRDLTPPYVDDGLIEIVGFRNAWHGLVLLAPNGHGTRLGQAKRVQFEFHKGAINHAYMRIDGEPWKQPLSVEDDKVSIEISHRGRVNMLANLPCRAKSVHDPSSTHSHSSKDYVDEDDEFTEEYEVVKKFGAASTFKYFNTADTVHYQ
- the LOC101210708 gene encoding uncharacterized protein LOC101210708, which codes for MDCLESRDWSTLEYDVLGMILNKMVSLYDYLQFSSVCKSWNFIALRYKHHRSLITSNLPQLPMLIVPSEYDSGKQHCLYDLINNEIRPVDFVCSFNKRCCGSSFGWLIMLEDTLDITLFNPFNGNVIHIPPITIHDEPGYSPIAIHKAILTKDPSIYPQGFTIVAIYSSFRRLCLMEAKDKRWIYHNLNRNNGFDDVNVVDDILYVLDWRIGLWIVKVEDSSIYLKKVIFSFNFNEADIAYLIVSSKRELLLVSRFVVTQWEGQVPNEILKFTRTSKFIVHKVTHECEDGIMRVVEVESLDGDIIVTILLFLIYMDIKMQEYTA